The Candidatus Tanganyikabacteria bacterium genomic interval GCGGAGCGTGGCCCGCTTGTCGCCAGGGCTGCGGCAGGGCGGCTTCCTGCCCGTACCGTCGCAAGAACGGCCAGCAACTCTGGGTGGAAGAGAGCCGGCTGGGCGCCCGGGACAAGGGCCATGCGGCCCACAGCCGCATCGCCTGGCGGACAGTGGCCCGCGCCGACCGCCAGCGGCGCCTCGAGGCGGCCCTGGTTCCCGCGGGCTACCGCCTGGGCAACAGCCTCAACTATCTGGTCGGGGACAAACATTCGCAGCAGGAGAAGCTGACGCTCCTGGCCTACCTCAACAGCCTGGTCGTGGAGTGGCGCTTCAGGCACCTGTCGGCAAACAACAACGTCAACCTCTTCGCCATCAGGCAGTTGCCGGTGCCGCCCGGGGTCGCGCCGGGATTGGTCGAACTGGCCGGGGCGCTGACGGATGCGCGTCCGGGGGCCGGCCCCCCTCGAGGGCCGCTGCGTCTGATGCTCGAGGCGCGGGTCGCGCGTTGCTTCGTGTTGTCGCGGGACGAGCTGGCGCGTATCCTGGCAGCGTTTCCGAAGTTGCCGGCCGCCGACGCCGGCGCCATCCTCTCCCATTTCGACCGGTCGCGCAGCACATGACTTCCAGAAAGGCCGTGGTCCTGCTCTCGGGCGGACTCGACAGCTCCACCTGCGCCTACCTGGCGCGCTCGGAAGGCTTCGAGATCCTCGCCCTGTCGTTCGACTACGGCCAGCGCCTCCGGCGGGAACTGGATTCCGCGGTACGCGTCGCCGCGGCCGTGGGGGCCGCAGAGCACGTGATCATGACGTTCGACCTCCGGCGCTTCGGCGGTTCGGCCCTGACCGCCGACATTCCCGTACCGCGGCACCGCACCGCCGCGGAAATCGGCGAGGGAGTCCCCGTCACCTACGTCCCGGGCCGCAACACCATCTTCCTGGCCTTCGGCCTGTCGTTCGCCGAGGCGCGAGGCGCCGAAGCGCTCTTCATCGGCGTCAACGCCCTGGACTCGAGCGGCTACCCGGATTGCCGGCCCGAGTTCATCGCCGCGTTCCAGGAGGCCGGCCGCCTCGGGACCCGCGCCGGGTCCGAGGGGGCGCCCATCCGCATCGTCACGCCCCTGGTCGCCCTCACCAAGGGCGACATCGTCAAGCTGGGCATGGCGGCCGGCGTCGACCACGCGCTCACCTGGTCGTGCTATCTCGGCGGCGAGGAGCCGTGCGGGAGTTGCGATTCGTGCCTGCTGCGCGCCCGCGGCTTCGCCGAAGCGGGCGTCGTCGATCCGCTCGCCCGGTAATCAACCCGCCCGCCACCGCGACTCCACCGGCCGGCCCTAGGGTTGGCAGCGTGCGCCCCAGCAGGCCGCATCCAGCACCAGGAGCCGCCATGATCGACCAGCCACCCCGTATCTTCCCACGAAATGCACTCGGCATCGGCCTGCTGGCCTGCGCCGCCGGACTCCTCTCGGGCGCCAGGACCGGAAGCGATTCGTGCGCCGCCTGGGACGCGGGAAAGGCAAGCCGCCTGGACTGGCTTCCCGGACCGGCGGAGGCCCCGCCGGGCATCTCGCTGTACGGCCACGCCGTGACCTCGACCGGCCGCCCGGTCGCCGGCGCGGAAGTCGAGTTGCAGGCCTTGAGCCCGGAGACGACCGGCGCCCGCACGAAGACCGACTCGGCCGGCCGCTACGCTTTCAAGGCGCTGCCGCCCGCCGTCTACGGCCTCGTGGTTTCCCGGAGCGGCCAGGGAAGCGTCGGCCCCATCCCCGTGCGGGTCTTTCCGGGAATGGGCTACGATCGCCCCCAGCCCTTGCAAGTCCTGGTGGGCGGCCTGGGCGAGCGGCCGCGCCCGCTCGGCAAGGCGGTCGGCGCAGGCCCGACGGTCTACGGTCGCACGCTCCGCCTGCCATTCACCATCAGGCGCCTGGCGCCGGATGGGCGCCTGGGCATGCTCGCCCTCACCGGCCAGGGAGTGATGCGTCTGAGCCCGGAGCGGCAATCCGCGCCGCTCGTGCCGCTCGCGCCGCCCGTCTTCCCCCGCGCGGCCACCCTCGTGCCGGGAGTGGCGCTGCTCGGCGGCCCCGGCGCGCCGCCCGCCGATCTGCTCCTGGCAACGAGCGCCGGGCCGCACGGCGAACTCTCGCGCCACGCGCCGGGGGGCGCCAGGACCTGGTGCCTGGGCCTGCCGGTCTCCCCCGCCGATCTTGCGGTCTCGCCGGCCGGCCCGACCTGGATCGTGGGCACGGGCAACCTCGGCGATCTCGCGGCCCTGATTTCCGGAGCCGGGAAGCCGCGGATCGCGTACCAGCTACCTCCCGGTTCGGCGGGCCGCGTGGCCCTCGACAAGGGCGGCGCGGCCTGGTTGGCGGCGGGAACCCAGGGCGCGATCCAGTTCGCCCCGGGCGGGGCCGTGAAGCGCAAGATCGCCCTACCCACGCCGGTGCAGCGCGTCTTCCCGACACCCGACGGCGGGGCCTGGGCGACCGGCGGCCCGATCGCGACCCGCCTGGACGCGAGTGGCCGCGCCACGGCCCGCCTCACCTGGGGAACGCCCATCGACCGGCCCGCGATCGACGGGGACGGAGCGCTCTGGTTCCGCGACGGCGCCGCCCTCGTCCGGGCGGACGGCGCGGCGTTGACCCGCCACCCGATCCAGGGGGACGCCGTGAAAGACGCCGTGGACATGGTGTCCGAGGGCCGGCGCCAGCTCTGGGTGCTGGCCGCCGATCGCCGGACCGTCTCCATCCTGGATCTTCCCTGCGACTGCCACTGAGGCAGCATCAGCCGGCGCACGACGGCAGAGCGCACCGGTCCTCGGAGATGGGGTAGAATGGCACGCCCCGCCACCAGAGAGGACGTGCGTTTTGTGGAAGACGGCTGAAGGCTCCACCGGCAGGCTGATCCAGCTCTGCCTGGCGTATTTCGCCCTTTACACCGTCTTCGGCGTGCTCACGAAGTACTTCACCGGGAGCAAGGCGGTCATTCTCCCGGCCATGAGCAACATGGACTTCCTGATCTGGAGCACGGTCGGGGGCTCGGCCATGTGCCTCGCGGTGCTCTTCTTCACGGGCTGGCACCTGGCCGACGCCACGCGGAGCCTCAAGGTGGGGCCGTTGCGCGTGCCGCCCGAGTTCGCCTACATCATTCCGTCGGGCATCTTCACGGCCATCATCATCCCGACCACCACGCTCCTGTACATGCTGCTCAAGTCCGTCATGGTGGCCATGGTGGTCATGCGGGCCAGCGTCATCGTCATCAGCCGCATCGTCGACGCCGTCCAGATCAAGCAGAAGATCCTCAACCGCACGGTCTACTGGGAGGAAAACGTCGCGGTGCTCTTCGCCCTGGCGGCGGCCAGCACGCAGATCCTGCTCGGCGATGGCAGCGGCGGCTCCGACCTGCTGTCAAACGCCCTGGCCATGGGCGTCCTCATCAGCTACATCATCGCGTACGGCTTCCGGATCTACGTGATGAACTACTACAAGAACACGCGGCCCAAGGGCGCCACCCTCGACAACCGCTGGTTCTTCGGCATCGAGCAGATCACCGCCACGGCCGCCATGATCGCGCTCGCCACGGGCTTCTTCGTCTGGGCGAGCCAGGACGGCGCGACGCTCGCCTACGCGACCGCCGTCAAGGCGGGCGAAATGGCCCAGGCGGCCGCCATCCTGGCCGAGCAGCCGCTCGTCGCATTCCACTCGGCGGTCGCGAATCCGCATACCAACTACATCCCGGCCATCTGGGCCGGCGCGGTCTTCGGCGGGGTGGCGTTCTTCTCGGTCTTCATCTTCATGTTCAAGGGCCGCACCGCCACGTTCGCCACGCTGGTCAACCGCCTGACCTCGCTGGTGGCCGGCACCGCCGCCACGCTCCTGGCGTTCCTCCTGCTGGGGACGCGCTTCCCCAGCCTTTCCGACTGGGTCTCGCTGGGCCTCATCTTCGTGGCCGTCGGCTTCCTGACCATGGCCGAGAAGCGCCGCGCCGCCGAACTCGCGAAGGCCCAGGAGATCGAGGCGATCGTCCCGGCGGCCGACGCGCCCGCCGCGGTGGAAGCCAAGTGACCGTTTCTCCGGCTGAGAAGACGCTCTCGCACGAGCCCCTCGGCGGGCAGGGATGCCCGCCGGCGAGCCAAGGACGGCGCAGCGGGGGGGGTCGGGGGGGCGGCACCCCCCCGAGGAGGCTCTAATGCGCACGGTCGAGATCAAGGTCCTCGGGACCACCGACGTCCACGGGCACATCCGCCCGCACACCTACTTCGAGGGCGAGCGCGAGCAGGATCTCGGCATGGCGAAGATCGCGACCCTGCTCGAACGCGAGCGCCAGACCTGCCAGCACGTGCTGTTCGTGGACTCGGGCGACCTGCTCCAGGGCTCGCCGCTCATCGACTGGTTCCGCCGCAACGGCGGAGCCGAGGCGGTGGATCCCATGGTCGAGACCCTCTCGCACCTGGGCCTGGCGGCGTGGGGCGTCGGCAACCACGACTTCAACTACGGCCTCGACCTGCTGTTCAAGGCCCAGAAGGACGCCCGCTACCCGTTCGTGTCCTCCAACGTCTACTGGGCCCGCACCCCCGACCTGGTCTTCGATCCCTACGTCATCAAGGAGGTCGGCGGGGTCAAGGTCGGCTTCATCGGCGCCACGCCGCCCGGAGTCGTCATCTGGGACAAGGCCCACGTCGAGGGCCGCATGGAGTTCGGCGACATCGTCACGGCCTTCGCCCTGCACGTGCCCGAGATGAAGAGCAAGGGGGCCGACCTGGTCATCGGCCTGCCCCACACGGGGCTCGGCGGCGACGGCGAGTACGGCCCGACCTACGGCGGCTACTCCAAGGGCTCGGGCCTGCCGCCGGAAAACGTGGGCCTGGTGCTGGCAAGAGAGATCGAGCACCTCGACGCCCTCTTCCTCGGCCACACCCATCAGCCGGTGGCCATGACCGAGAACGGCGTCGCGATCGTCCAGGCCGAGATGGGCGGCAAGCGGCTGGCATGCGTCCACTTCGTGCTCGAGTCCTGGAGCGGGGGCTGGAAGGTCGTGCACAAGGCCGCGAGCACCGTTTCGACCCAGGGCGTGCTGCCGCATCCCGACGTCCTGCGCCTCGGCGCGGCCGCGCACGAGGCGACCCTGGAATACGTCAGCGCCCCCATCGCCACGACCCGATCGGACTGGCCGGCCCGCAACGAACGCGTCGAGGACACGCCGCTGATGGACCTCATCCACGCGGTGCAGCTAGAGCGCACCGGCGCCCAGCTTTCGGCGGTGTCGGCGTTCAACACCGACATCGGGCTGCTGGCCGGCCCCGTCTCGCTGGCGCAGATCGCCGCGATCTACCCGGTCGAGAACACCCTGGTGGCCATCCGCGTGACCGGCAGGGAGTTGCGGGAGTTCCTCGAGTACTCAGCCCGCTACTTCGCCCCGTACCAGGAGGGCAGCGGTATCTTCGAGAAGGACGTCAAGGGCTACAACTTCGACATGGTCGCGGGCGTCGACTACGAAATAGACATCACGCGGCCGGTCGGCTCGCGCATCACGCGCCTCGAGTACCTCGGGGCGCCGGTGAACGACGAGATGACCTTCTCGTTCGCGATGAACAGCTACCGGCAGCGCGGCGGCGGGGGCTACGAGATGATCCGCAGCGCCCCGGTCGTGTACAGCCAGGAAGAGAACATCCGCGAGCTAGTCGTGGATTTCCTGCGAGAAAGGGGCGCCATCGAGCCGGCCGACGTGTTCGTCAACAACTGGCGAATCGTGCCGCCGGGCCTCATCGACACCGAGACCTTCACGTATCGTGCGGCGGTGCCGGTAACCTAGTGCCCCGCCGGCCGGAAAGGACCGCCCCACCAAAGCGAAAAGGGTACGCCCCGCCGTGCGCTGAAACTGCCGGATGTGGCGGTGGCGTACCCGATTCTCCCGGGGTGAGCCGGGGCTTTCCCGGCCTATCCTGAGATAGAGCCGAAGATCTGCTTGGCGGCTAGATCGCCCGCTTGGCGCGCTTGATGTCGCAGACCTTGCAGTACGGGCGGAGGCCGTCGGCCTTGGCGCGGTCCGTGTAGAACTCGTTGAGCGGGCGCCACTGGTCGCACTGCACGCAGAACTTGCAGGTCTGGAGGCCCTTCTGGTTCTCATCGCGGACTTTGCGCATCGCTGAATTTCTCCTTGCTGTCGATCAATTGCTGGATTTGTGATCATTGTACCCGATTTTTCCGGAAATAGGTGTCAACTTCGATAAGTTTGAGATTTTCCTGACTTTTCCACAGGAGAATGGATGTTCTGGGGAGAAATCGCGTTTTATCCACGGAGGATCGCATGATCTGCGATCATGTCCCGGAGATCGCTCGGGAGAAGCGTTCTACTGGCATGCTATCGCGTGGAAGTTGCGATCCCCGATCAACTCCCGGCGCGCCGTGCGTGCCAGAACGGAGGTCGGGTCGATGAGCCGCGGATTGGCTGCCGTTTGCCGGGAGGCTGCGCCCTACTACCGCTCACCGGACGGGATGTTCCAGCTCTTTCAGGGAGACGCTCTCGCGCTGCTCCCGGTGCTGGAGGCGGCCGCCGGCGCGGATCTGGTCTTCGCCGATCCGCCCTACTTCCTGTCCAACGGCGGCATCACATGCCACAGCGGGCGAATGGTGTCGGTTCACAAGGGCGGCTGGGATCGGCTCGCGTCGATCGACCAGATGCACCAGTTCAATCGCGCCTGGCTCGAGGCCTGCAGGGACGTCCTGCAACCGGATGGCGCCATCTGGGTCTCGGGCACGCGCCACGTCATCTTCTCGGTCGGCTTCGCGATGCAGCAGCTCGGCCTCAAGCTGCTCAACGAGATCACCTGGGAAAAGCCCAACCCGCCGCCCAACCTGAGCTGCCGCTACTTCACCCACGCCACCGAGACGCTACTCTGGGCGGCCAGGGGGCCCAAGAGCAAGCACACCTTCAACTACCAGCACATGCGCGAGATCGCGGGCGGCAAGCAGATGAAGTCGGTGTGGCGCCTCCAGGCGCCGGGCCGCGCCGAGAAGGCGCATGGCAGCCATCCGACCCAGAAGCCGCTGGCCCTGCTCGAACGCGTCGTGCTGGCAAGCACCAGGCCCGGCGACCTGGTCGTGGATCCGTTCGGCGGGAGTGGCACCACGGGGCTGGCGGCCGTGCGGCACGGGCGGCGCTTCGTGGGGATCGACCTCGACCCGGCGTACCTGGATCTG includes:
- the queC gene encoding 7-cyano-7-deazaguanine synthase QueC — protein: MTSRKAVVLLSGGLDSSTCAYLARSEGFEILALSFDYGQRLRRELDSAVRVAAAVGAAEHVIMTFDLRRFGGSALTADIPVPRHRTAAEIGEGVPVTYVPGRNTIFLAFGLSFAEARGAEALFIGVNALDSSGYPDCRPEFIAAFQEAGRLGTRAGSEGAPIRIVTPLVALTKGDIVKLGMAAGVDHALTWSCYLGGEEPCGSCDSCLLRARGFAEAGVVDPLAR
- a CDS encoding carboxypeptidase regulatory-like domain-containing protein translates to MIDQPPRIFPRNALGIGLLACAAGLLSGARTGSDSCAAWDAGKASRLDWLPGPAEAPPGISLYGHAVTSTGRPVAGAEVELQALSPETTGARTKTDSAGRYAFKALPPAVYGLVVSRSGQGSVGPIPVRVFPGMGYDRPQPLQVLVGGLGERPRPLGKAVGAGPTVYGRTLRLPFTIRRLAPDGRLGMLALTGQGVMRLSPERQSAPLVPLAPPVFPRAATLVPGVALLGGPGAPPADLLLATSAGPHGELSRHAPGGARTWCLGLPVSPADLAVSPAGPTWIVGTGNLGDLAALISGAGKPRIAYQLPPGSAGRVALDKGGAAWLAAGTQGAIQFAPGGAVKRKIALPTPVQRVFPTPDGGAWATGGPIATRLDASGRATARLTWGTPIDRPAIDGDGALWFRDGAALVRADGAALTRHPIQGDAVKDAVDMVSEGRRQLWVLAADRRTVSILDLPCDCH
- a CDS encoding 5'-nucleotidase C-terminal domain-containing protein — its product is MRTVEIKVLGTTDVHGHIRPHTYFEGEREQDLGMAKIATLLERERQTCQHVLFVDSGDLLQGSPLIDWFRRNGGAEAVDPMVETLSHLGLAAWGVGNHDFNYGLDLLFKAQKDARYPFVSSNVYWARTPDLVFDPYVIKEVGGVKVGFIGATPPGVVIWDKAHVEGRMEFGDIVTAFALHVPEMKSKGADLVIGLPHTGLGGDGEYGPTYGGYSKGSGLPPENVGLVLAREIEHLDALFLGHTHQPVAMTENGVAIVQAEMGGKRLACVHFVLESWSGGWKVVHKAASTVSTQGVLPHPDVLRLGAAAHEATLEYVSAPIATTRSDWPARNERVEDTPLMDLIHAVQLERTGAQLSAVSAFNTDIGLLAGPVSLAQIAAIYPVENTLVAIRVTGRELREFLEYSARYFAPYQEGSGIFEKDVKGYNFDMVAGVDYEIDITRPVGSRITRLEYLGAPVNDEMTFSFAMNSYRQRGGGGYEMIRSAPVVYSQEENIRELVVDFLRERGAIEPADVFVNNWRIVPPGLIDTETFTYRAAVPVT
- a CDS encoding site-specific DNA-methyltransferase → MSRGLAAVCREAAPYYRSPDGMFQLFQGDALALLPVLEAAAGADLVFADPPYFLSNGGITCHSGRMVSVHKGGWDRLASIDQMHQFNRAWLEACRDVLQPDGAIWVSGTRHVIFSVGFAMQQLGLKLLNEITWEKPNPPPNLSCRYFTHATETLLWAARGPKSKHTFNYQHMREIAGGKQMKSVWRLQAPGRAEKAHGSHPTQKPLALLERVVLASTRPGDLVVDPFGGSGTTGLAAVRHGRRFVGIDLDPAYLDLAVRRYEATVGS